Part of the Nicotiana tabacum cultivar K326 chromosome 20, ASM71507v2, whole genome shotgun sequence genome, TATTTGTGACTTGAGCTAAATAATGGTATCCATATGTGTAGGAGtcaattggaagtgatttgaAAAATTTACATACAAAGTGAAGTAAAAACTGAAGAATCTGGAGGAAGTATAAGTTTGGTGCCCAGGTCCCGGACAGCGATGCGATGTTCACTTCGCCAAACCAGGACCTAAACAGAAGAAACCAGAAAAGTCCCGGACAGCGAAGCGAGGTTCACTTCGCCAGACAGGAAGCGGAgtagaagaaataagaaaagtccTAGACAGCGAAGCAAGGTTCACTTCGCCATACCGGGACTGGAGCAGGAAAAATAAGTTTTTCCAATCCGAATTGGGAGAAGCCTATTTCGTCTAGGCTTTTTTCCtatacatataaatagtcattaaacactaTTTTTAGAGGAATTTTTGCAACCGGAGGCAAGAATATCACTTGGAAcaacttttggaggagaaaattatcgagttcttcattcctttatcttttgtttgtaatttgtttatgcaaaatacttggaaaattattactacgaacatgagtggctaagctttctagtttctagggttgtggttgacatgattattaacatttattaattacatctccgttaattcggattatcatcttgtggttgtttctttaattctagtttttatTTGTGAATTGTTTTAGCTACCAATTCACCCTACTTTCTATGCTATTGTCACGACCAAACCGATGGATCGCGATAGGtgccgagtcctacctgtcgaacacccttaaacatgcgtctaagatataaacatgaataacatctgctggaCCACTAGAATAGCATATGTGAGGAAAtctatccaaaagacatatatacatacacgTGCGAATTACTTAGGGCGGGCCAACAAGGCTGCTATAGAAAACTACatatccaaaactagaagccggcaaggccacatactatccaactatacatactgTCTACCGActtctaatagaaatacaactgtacaaagacggcactgagccatgtcatacccatatttatatatacaagcatatcataccaaaatcaaaagcagctccggatcaagtggagcatgccaattctcgctgatcaaggatcctaagaagggggattgtcagcttgcctacctgcacctgcgggcatgaaacgcaggccctgGGAAATAGagcgtcagtacaaataatgtactaagtatgtaaggcatgaaaatcagtacataaaagacatagatgaaacatggaatgaAGAATTTCatttgtaagtctgaataactttgtaaattctgaaacgtttataatgtcatgaacGTGCATATAAATATCGTGccatgcatgggtataggtgtacataatatcatcaagcctctaagggcatcatagcatatcgtctcggccactgtggacaaCATCATCAGCATATACCAactggtggtggtgcgtatataacatcgtaatctttttcccgtatcccatataaatataatatacatatatacacatatataacgccatctgttcatgggccaatgtacatgtataaatgcataagaaatacgttaataagattttcttggAATGCCATAAAACTTTATATgccttttggataaactttatcaaatacatatttttctgagactcataaacagacgatagaataataagacttatgagagaataagaatatacatatctctagcatttctacgaatagagtaatttatgaaagttgtgcatttgctcgtttcatttgtatcgtatagatcatgccaaaagaaagaagggatgaccttaacatacctagagtagggaaaaacccgtataatattcttggaaaagattgcactatactcctttagaaccgcaaaattttacgttactacagttctaacaattctcgttggaattgtttggttgcaagaatttCGTTGGTAGCTTTTTCGGATGGAGTTTAGCTTCTATTCTTGAAGTACTTTAAACTTAGGAAGAAAGATATATGattcttactttattattctcTGTCCAAATGAACCAAACTTTTTATAACTTTGAATGTTTTACACGTTGATGACTTATTCACTTTAGGTATCCACCTATGATcatatgactacttagtcatatGTCTTAATAGTGGCCTACTGCCACGTGAGGGGTGGGGCAGGGAGGAGATTTTAAATCTTTATccaataatttattaattaattaggtaatgtcccgttacctgataattaatcaattacccgcataattaagaattgtctcaaattacttaagtTACCACTCATTGTTAATACACTTTGAGTaccctactatcgtggtcatggggtaccttatatgacactagtctataaatatcgggtattatagctcggaccgtattttatcataaatcgacaaccttcaacgaaactcattttcttagATTTATTTGCCCTTTAtccttcacggcacttacttatcgcttgttataaatagcataaatacgttagccttaagataatctcatccctgagtctacatcgattaactgaagacgaaactttaacgtacgaaaacgcgggATGTAACAGCTATGCTTGGAAAAGTCGTGTGTAGATTAGAGTTGAATTAAAGAGAGCCTGTTTCTGAATACGTGGCTCAGGGCATTTTGAGGTTAGGATAGGGATAAACCTAACCatcttgcttagttgaatatcgtattatattcgttcgtgatagactcaataccataggaatataggattaATATAGTATGGATAGAcgagtagtattgtgggaacatgctataaCATGTTATTCATATAAATGATCCGGTCAATTAGCAATCATTGATACTATGGATTAACAAGTATGGTTATTGAACTTAATATGATTGATAAACTGACCACAACCCTAGAATCTTTATCACCtctaaataaaatccaaaaacacATGTTTGCATCCTTGATATATTAGCTAATTACTTGTTCAATTTATACAAAAGTTGTTTAGtagaaaaatgatattttttatcTTGGACTGTTAATTGATTTTAGTTAGCTTAGTTAACGATTAATCTAAGTCTAtatgggttcgacatccgacttttgagtcactttattacttgacagTCACATATACTTGCGTTTAGTTAGGGAACCAATAAGTTTTGGCGTTGTTGCCGGGACTTGGttattgattatttatttaatttaagcttttattcattatatgttcaatttttaatttttagtttgctttatttatgttaacgcaggctcttctctcgaatgcagaggagtagaagcACGAACAACCACTTTCCTCTTGATCTTGAAATAGAACGAACACTTCGCAAGTTAAAGAGGGAAGTCGAAGCTAGAACTAGAACAAAAGGAGAGTTGGAAATTAATGTTCAGCCTAAACCACAACAAATGGCAGTAAATGAAGAGCGACCAGTGATAGTGGCCGCAATGCCTAATCTTGCTAATGTGACCCAGGCTAtagtgaagcctgatatcacgaGTCACTTGAGCTCAAACAGTACATCGTACAACTAATTCAGTCCATAGGGCagtatgtgggtctatctcatgaagatcaGCAGCGGCACATTCAGAACTTTTTGGAAATTACGAGTACCTATAATTATCCGATTGTTTCCAACGACTATGTCAGACTGACATTGTTTCCCTTTTCACTGCTGAGGAGCCAAAGAATGGTTGCAGAAGGATCCCGCAAGCTCGATccacacatgggatgatctagcacgaAAATTTTTAATCAAGTTTTTTCCCattaagaagacaaagtcgctaaggagtcagattcttgggtttcaacaacgagATGGCGAGACTCTTCATCAAGATTGGGAAATATACAAGAAGCTATTCAAAGACTGCCCACACCATTGTTAGACTGATGAGGTGTTGGGTCATACTTTCGTTGATGGGTTGGATGAGACATCAAATATGAATCTTGACTCACCATGTGGGAGTAGTTtcatggcaagaccgtatagtaAAATCCAGATcctgctaaataatttcactgctaatgataatAATTGGCAAGGAGGTGGGGAACCACGAAGAGCATTTATACAAAAGTCAGCATGTGCAATTGAGCTCGATGATTTCTCAGTCATGAGGGTAGATATAGCAAAGttagcaaatcagatgaataaaaTGACTATGTACTAAGCATAACATATGCAACATGTGCAATAGATGTCTACTTGTTGCGAGTTATGTGGTGAAGGTCACACGAGTGACATATGTCCTGCAAATCCTGAATCCATCTATTATGTAGGGCAATAAAGTGGAGGGACGATAAATTAGcaggcacaatatgggaacacatacaatccaaattggaagaatcaccctaacttctcatggggtggGAATCAGATGACTCAGAATTTGtatagaccccaaggaaattaTAGTCAACTGTTGAAGCCAGCCCAACAAGTAGAGGAGAATATGAATGACTTATTGAAGAAGTTATTGCTTAACAATCAGCAGTTCAAGACCGATTTTAGAAATCTTGAGAGACAAGTTGGCGATTGgcgacaaatcaaaatactaggccTGATTGTGCACTTCCCAGTGATGTTAAGAAGAATCTTCAAGTTAATGCAGTCTCACTCTAAAACGGAAGGGAATTAGAAAAGgtgccaaagaagagaaaagttaAGCATGTACCTGAGAGGGAGTTGATTCCTAAAGCAACCATGAGTCAAAGAAAGATGATACAAGTTCACAACTAGTAGGTGTCGCAATGCTACCACCTCATTTCCCCCAAAGGTTACAGAAGAAGAATGATGATCGCATATTTAACAAATTTGTCTATGTTGAgccaggttcaattaaatattccattggttgatgtacttcgtgaaattccaaaatatgctaagtacaccaaagatatagtggctcacaagaggagACCTACTGAATTCTAGACAGTCGCACTTATTGAGGAATGCACCTCAAGGGTCCAAAACATGCTTCCTCAAATGCTTAAGGATCCTAGCAGCTTCACCATCTCTGTGCAGATTGGTAATGTTGATGTATGTCATgttctttgtgatttgggggcgagCATAAATCTGATTCCCTTGTCTTTGTTCAAGCAACTGGGTGTGGGAGCTCCAAGACCACCCACTGTGATATTGCAATTAACCGATAGATCCATTTCTtaccctgaaggagtgattgaagatgtattgctACAAATTGGGACATTCATCTTCCCAACAGACTTTATCATCCTAGATtatgaggctgatgaacaagttacAATTATATTTGGATGACATCACTTGGCTACAAGTGATGCAATTATTAAAGTGAGAGAGGGAAAAATGATTATGAGCATAGACAATGAGGAAATAGTTTTCAATGTCTACAAGGCGATTCAACTCATAGGCCATTATAatgagctctctatgatatctatTGTGTATGTGAATGAGCAGCTTATAGATCCGAGCATATATCCAGATGATTCTCTAGAGAAATCACTCATATTATTCGATAGCTtggagattgatgatgaggttgaggagataaTGCATATACCAGATGCATCATGCATATACATGCAACGATTAACCCTTTTTGTGCCCCTAAATAGGCCAATCGGCCCGCCCCCTAAACCCTCAGTTGAGGAGCCCCAAAACTAGAACTTACACTCGTACTGTCTCATCTTCATTGTGCATATTTGGGATGTTCTAATAGTTTGCCTATGATTGTTTTTTTCTCATTTGTCTAACTTGCAGGAAGAAAATTTGTTGAGGGTGCTGAGGGATCACAAGGGTGCCATTGGTTGGAAAATGTCTGACCAAAAGGTATTAGCcctgcattctgtatgcacaaaatATTCATGGATGAGGGGCACAAGCCTAGTAGGGAATATCAATGCTGCCTAAATCCAATCAtaaaagaggtggtaagaaaggAAGTGATTAAATGGCTCGACGCAGGTATAGTGTTTCCTATTTCCGATAGTAAGTGGGTAAGCCATGTCCAATGTTTATCTAGGGGGTATAACTATTGCAGtgaatgaaaaaataaattaatcccAACTAGGACTGTGACTAGATGGCAAATATGCATAGATTATAGGAACTTGAATAATGCTACACAAAAAAGATCACTTCCCTCTCCCattcattgatcaaatgcttgacagGTTAGCTGGACAAGAatattattgtttccttgatggatactcagggtataatcagattgctattgcctagaaagatcaagaaaagaccacttttACATGACCTTATGGaacttatgcatttaagagaatgCCATTCAGGTTATGTAATGTACCTACAACTTTTTAAATGtctatgatggctattttcaccaatATGGCAGAAAGATTtgtggaggtctttatggatgatttttctataTTTGGTCCCTCTTTTGATGAATGCTTGACCAATCTTGctaaagtgcttgctaggtgcGAGGAGACTAATCTGGTAGTGAATTGagaa contains:
- the LOC142174504 gene encoding uncharacterized protein LOC142174504, producing MLPQMLKDPSSFTISVQIGNVDVCHVLCDLGASINLIPLSLFKQLGVGAPRPPTVILQLTDRSISYPEGVIEDVLLQIGTFIFPTDFIILDYEADEQVTIIFG